The nucleotide window CCCCCATATCCACATCAGCAACGCCGTCGGGAGGGACTTTAGGAAAGAACCTGCACTGCCGGAGTTTGGGGAGATAATCAGGCGTGCCAAGCTCCTCGGCGAGGAGCTGAACAAGATGCCAATCAAGGAACTCGTCATCGGCGAATCCACTCCCGGCGGAACTACAACTGCCCAGACCGTTCTGTGGGCGCTCGGGTATGAAGCTAAGACGAGTTCGGCCTCGCCCAATAACCCTCAAAGCCTGAAGGAGAAGGTAATCAGCGAGGCCTTCAAGAGGGCCGGAATTGAGAAGGGCCAGCTCAGAGACAATCCGCTCGAAGCTCTAAGGCAGTTCGGCGACCCTATGCTGGCAACGGTGATAGGTATTTCCCTCGGCTTCAGGAAGAACGTCGTCCTGGCTGGAGGAACGCAGATGCTGGCCATCTCAGCGCTCCTAAAGGCCCTCGGCGAGGATTTAAACAGGTTCATGATTGCAACGACGAAGTGGGTGGTCAATGATAAGAGCGCAACCTTCCTCGAAACGGCGAGGGAAATCGGAATAATAACTTATTCGGCCGACCTTGACTTCTCAAAGAGCGAGTTTAAAGGACTGAGAGACTACGAGCGCGGCTACGTCAAGGAAGGAGTTGGAGCGGGAGGGGCGACGTGGCTGGCCGTTAAAGCCGGCTTCTCGCCAGAAGAAGTCAGCAAAAAGGTCGAGGAGCTTTACGGAAGGCTTATGGAGATGAAGTCGTCCCCCTGAGCAGTTCAGCCTCTATCCCGGCTTTTACCGCTTTTTCGTACATCTTTTTGTCGTCGGTTATCAGCTTGGCACCGGCTCTTTTTGCACATGCTAGGAAAAGGACGTCAAAACCGCTTGCCTTTGTAGTAATTCCAAGGTCAATGGCGATTTCAAGGAGATAAACGTCCGAGTACAGTAAGGAATGTTCGGTAATAAAACTAACCGCAAGCCTGGAAAGGGCAGGATTGTTGGAGAGGCGTGAGACAACGGAAGCCGTCTCCACAAGCATAGCAACCGGCTCGTGTAGCAGTATCCTACCCATGGTCACTTCATCAAGAATGGACTTCGCTTTTCTGTGAAGCGCGAGCCGGGAGTAGTAAACTTCGTCCCTTTTCTTCCGCTTTGGTGGAACAAAGCCCTTCACGAAGACGCTCGTGTCGAGGACGAGGTCAGTAGTCATAGTTCCTCTCCCTCATCTCCCGTACCATCTCGGTTATGTCCTCTACGTCTTCCGTGTACTCAGTCTCCTCTTCCGCAAGTTGAATGAGCTCTTCAAGGGTAACCCTGCTCTTCCGAAGTTCCTTTAACCGTATTTTCAACAGGAGATTCTGTGCATCAAGGAAGAGCCTTTCAACCTGGCTCTCAACGTCCTCCATTCTCTCACCAGCGTTAATAGGGGCTGAAGCTATTTAACCTTTGTCGCTTCCCACTTCCTCAAACTCTCCTCAAGTGCCTCCCTAACGGCTTTCCCGATGTTTATCCCCAGCTCCGTTGCCGTTCCCGCCCACTCGATTTCGCCTTCGAAAGCGAAGACGCCGATGCCGTCGCTCGTCGTTCCGGTGGCGTTGTAACCGAGCTTTAGAAGGGTGTATGTTTTCGCCTCCGTTGCCGTCATTATCGCGTTGGCCATAGCACCGACGGTCAGGCCGTCCTCGATGACAAGGGCAAGGTTTATAGTTCCCAGTTTCCAGGGAGGAGGGACTTCGCCCGCTATTGCAGGGTTCGTTATCCCAGCCGTGATGTAGGCCCTAACGCTCCCGTTCTTCGCCACCGATAAAACCTTCCCCACGTCAGCGGCCGTCATGAAGCCGACGAAGTTTTTGAGCCCATGTTCCATCTCAAAGGCATGGCAGTCAGCTTTGTAATCCCCCGCATAATCCTTGTGCACCATCATGAAGAAGAAGCCGTTGGCTTTGGTTAATCCTCCCCTGTAGGGCGCGTTGCTTAGAGCCAGCATCGGCTCGTTGAAGGGACGTATAAGGTGCTCAAACTCCATGACTCCCTCATCGGCTTCTCAGAATATAACCCTTCCCGTTAAACGCTTCTGTTTGCTGAAAGGTTATTAAGTTCAGAAACAAGCTTAATCGGGTGGTAATATGGGAGCGGAGGAACACAAGAGAAGGGCTCCAAAGAAGTTCAAGTTCGCGGTCATAACTGTGAGCGACACCGCGAGCAGGGGCGAGAAGGAGGATAAGAGCGGGAAGTTCCTCGTTGAGGAGCTTAAAAAGGCCGGGCATGAGAGGGTGCTCTACAAAATCGTCCCCGACGAGAAGATAGAGATAATTGGCGCCGTTGTCGAGGCCTTTGAGAGGGGAGCTGAAGTTGTCGTTACCTCCGGCGGAACCGGAATAGCGAGCAGGGACGTTACGATAGAGAGCATTAGGCCATTGTTTGATAAGGAGCTGACGGGATTCGGTGAGATTTTCAGGCTTCTCAGCTACGAGGAGATTGGAACTGCTGCGGTCATGACGAGGGCAACCGCCGGCATAATCAGGAGCTCGGGAAGGGCGATGGCAATCTTCTGCCTGCCGGGAAGCCTCGGCGCGGCGAAGACGGGAGTAAAGATCATCCTCAAGGAGGCCGGCCACGTCCTCAAGCACGGGAGGGAGTAAACTTAAATCCTCTTAGGGTCTAAAAAAGGTTGAGAGGTGACGAGTGTGGAGAACCTCAATAAGACGAAAGGTGCCTTGGCGGAGCAGGGAGAGGGAAAGCTCAAAGGCATCCGTAAGTTCAGGGGAATCCTCGGGACGTTTGATGAAAAGACGATACAGTGGGCCATTGAGGAGGCTGAGGAGATTTGAAAGACGTCGTTTTTATCGATACCTCTATTATAGTCGAGTACCTTCTGAACGGGCCAAAGGCAGATTTTGCAGAAATCGTTCTAAGTGCTTCTTCGACCAACGTGACCTCGACAATAGTCTATCGCGAATCACTCGGGGCACTTGCAATGGCGTTCGGGCGTGAAAAGTTTGGAATAAAAGGCAAGCACAGTCTGCGAAAGTTCATAAGGAAAAATGGGTGGGCCAAATTTGAGCCAGTTGTGGAAGCATTAGATGGCCTAATCAGAGAGGGCGACATTGTCGTGCTTCAGGATTTCCAGGGCACAAGTGAACTCAGGAGTATCATGAAAAAGTATCGCTTGATGCCTTCCGACGCTCAAATAGCTCTAACCTGCAAGAACTATGGCATCGAAAAAATAGCCACGTTTGATTCCGACTTCAAGAGGGTCGATTTTCTAAAAACAATGGGGGTTTGAAAATGATGGAGTTCAAGCGCTTAATACCCTACCGCGAAGCTCTAAGGTTACTCCTCGATGACCTGAGTGAGCTTAACGAAATTGAAGAGCTTCCCCTGAGCGAGGCTCTCGGAAGGGTTTTAGCTGAGGATATCGTTTCCCCAATTGACAGCCCACCCTTTGACCGCTCCGCCGTTGATGGCTACGCTTTAAGGGCAGAGGACACATTCCATGCGAGGGAATACAGCCCGGTCGAGCTTAAGGTGGTTGATGAAATAGTTGCCGGCGAGGAGAGCAAGGCAAGAGTTGAACCCGGAACGGTGGTAAAGCTTATGACCGGCTCAAAGATGCCAGTAGGAGCAAACGCCGTCCTGATGCAGGAGATGGCCGAGCGTGAGGGGGACATTATAAGGGTCCTTCGCCCCGTTGCTCCCGGACAAAACGTGGCCTTCGCCGGCGAGGACGTAAAGAAGGGGGAAATAATCCTGCGGAAGGGGCAGGTTCTAAGGCCGCAGGACCTGGCCCTGCTTAAGAGCATCGGTTTTAGAACCGTTAAGGTCAAGAGAAAGCCCCGCGTCGGGATAATAGTTACCGGCGACGAGCTGATTGAGGAGTTTGATGAGGACGCGCTGAAGGCAGGCAAAATCCTCGAAAGCAACTCGGTGATGCTAAAGGGACTTGTAAGGCAGTATTTCGGTGAGCCAGTCTTCTACGGCGTCCTTCCCGATGACGAGGAAGCCATAAGAGACGCAATAGATAGGGCCAAGAATGAGAACGATCTCGTCCTCGTCACCGGCGGCTCTGCCTTCGGCGATAAGGACTTCGCCCACCGCTTTGTCAGGCTCATGTTTCACGGCACGACGATAAAGCCCGGAAGGCCAATAGGCTACGGCGAGAGGGTCTTCATAATGAGCGGTTATCCTGTGGCTGTCTTTGCCCAGTTCCACCTCTACGTCAAGCACGCCCTGGCAAAGCTCGTCGGTGCTAAGAACTACGAGGTTCGCGTTAAAGCAACGCTCACTGAGAGAATTTCCAGTCAGCTCGGAAGGCGCGAGTTCGTGAAGGTGTGGTACGAGAACGGCAGGGCAAGGCCGATTAAGAAGAAGGGCAGCGGGATAATAAGCTCGCTCGTGGAGAGCAACGGGTACATAGAAATTCCAGAGGACAGCGAGGGGTACCTAGAAGGGGAGACGGTTGAGGTTGTGCTGTACTAAACACCACTACTCCCCGATCAGCTCATTTTTATCCGGCTTTTTTATTATGAGCTTAACATCATCCGGGAAGTCGTCTGGATCAACGAGGTTCTCCACTATCTCAAGGGCTTCACTGCGCTCCTTTCTTCTTTCCTCGATAACATCACTGAGAAAATCTGACTTTCCCCATGGGAGAACGGCCCTGATTTTTTCTTCTTCATCGTCCCAAGGATCCTTTTTCTGTCTTACCACCTAAATCCCCGGTAGAACTACCACACGAACCTAATAAACCTTACTCCACGGGATGTTACGATGCTATGGCCCGCCCGTAACTCCCACCCTCATCGATGCCAGACGGCGGGCTCGGGCGGGCTAACCCAGGCGGGCCGTCTGTGCCCGGTCTGGGTTTCCCGCGGCCATCGTGCTCCGTAACGCGGAAGGCCCTCCCGCGGGGACCTCGCTGTAAGACCGGGCTGTGGCCCCCGCATCGCACTCCGGTTCATTCGTCCCCGGAGTCCTCGCGCGGGGGCATTAACACGTTGAAAAAGAGGGTATATAAAGCTGCCTCACTCTGTCAGCTTCCTTAGCTGGAAGTAAAGCCTCGGCTCCAGACTCTCCTTTTCCAGGACAACCACCAAAGTGCCGTTGTTCACGATGGTGAAGTCCCTCAGTTTTGAAATGAACTTCATGAGACTATCCCATGAGTTGTACACCGTGAGGTACTCAAAACAGTCAATCACTATGATACCATGCTTTCCCGACTTGGCAAACGTCTCGAGGTACTGGTAGGCTATCTCGGTCATCCTAGCGAGGTTGGTGGGGTTTATTGTGTTCTTGAAAGTGCCCTGGAAGGGTATGGTGGTCACGAAGTAGCACTCCCATCCCTCGGGTATATCCGAGACGTCCCTGACGAAGGCCAGCACGGGCATGTCGCGGAGTTTCTCCTTGAGCTTCTTGTATTCGTTTATCCCGACAAGGAGTGTACCCGGTTTGAGGTCCGGCTGCTGGGGGGCCGTTTCTTTTGAGGGCATGAATGTCTTGGATGACGTCAGCTTGACCATCGCCCACACCATGAAGACAATGAGTATCGATGAGAACGTGAAGCCTATCGCTTCGTACCAGGAGTAGAGGCCAAAGAGGGCTGCTGGG belongs to Thermococcus camini and includes:
- the cobT gene encoding nicotinate mononucleotide-dependent phosphoribosyltransferase CobT, with protein sequence MESLFLLVLGNTEISTVPGISVAGATPELTRLTPVADAEYLFHEKPLTIDVIPVTPEGHPTPAIITKAAKELANFPVLVVRGGTYLAPLVPHIHISNAVGRDFRKEPALPEFGEIIRRAKLLGEELNKMPIKELVIGESTPGGTTTAQTVLWALGYEAKTSSASPNNPQSLKEKVISEAFKRAGIEKGQLRDNPLEALRQFGDPMLATVIGISLGFRKNVVLAGGTQMLAISALLKALGEDLNRFMIATTKWVVNDKSATFLETAREIGIITYSADLDFSKSEFKGLRDYERGYVKEGVGAGGATWLAVKAGFSPEEVSKKVEELYGRLMEMKSSP
- a CDS encoding type II toxin-antitoxin system VapC family toxin, which translates into the protein MTTDLVLDTSVFVKGFVPPKRKKRDEVYYSRLALHRKAKSILDEVTMGRILLHEPVAMLVETASVVSRLSNNPALSRLAVSFITEHSLLYSDVYLLEIAIDLGITTKASGFDVLFLACAKRAGAKLITDDKKMYEKAVKAGIEAELLRGTTSSP
- a CDS encoding adenosylcobinamide amidohydrolase, translating into MEFEHLIRPFNEPMLALSNAPYRGGLTKANGFFFMMVHKDYAGDYKADCHAFEMEHGLKNFVGFMTAADVGKVLSVAKNGSVRAYITAGITNPAIAGEVPPPWKLGTINLALVIEDGLTVGAMANAIMTATEAKTYTLLKLGYNATGTTSDGIGVFAFEGEIEWAGTATELGINIGKAVREALEESLRKWEATKVK
- a CDS encoding MogA/MoaB family molybdenum cofactor biosynthesis protein, with the protein product MGAEEHKRRAPKKFKFAVITVSDTASRGEKEDKSGKFLVEELKKAGHERVLYKIVPDEKIEIIGAVVEAFERGAEVVVTSGGTGIASRDVTIESIRPLFDKELTGFGEIFRLLSYEEIGTAAVMTRATAGIIRSSGRAMAIFCLPGSLGAAKTGVKIILKEAGHVLKHGRE
- a CDS encoding PIN domain-containing protein, with amino-acid sequence MKDVVFIDTSIIVEYLLNGPKADFAEIVLSASSTNVTSTIVYRESLGALAMAFGREKFGIKGKHSLRKFIRKNGWAKFEPVVEALDGLIREGDIVVLQDFQGTSELRSIMKKYRLMPSDAQIALTCKNYGIEKIATFDSDFKRVDFLKTMGV
- a CDS encoding molybdopterin molybdotransferase MoeA, giving the protein MMEFKRLIPYREALRLLLDDLSELNEIEELPLSEALGRVLAEDIVSPIDSPPFDRSAVDGYALRAEDTFHAREYSPVELKVVDEIVAGEESKARVEPGTVVKLMTGSKMPVGANAVLMQEMAEREGDIIRVLRPVAPGQNVAFAGEDVKKGEIILRKGQVLRPQDLALLKSIGFRTVKVKRKPRVGIIVTGDELIEEFDEDALKAGKILESNSVMLKGLVRQYFGEPVFYGVLPDDEEAIRDAIDRAKNENDLVLVTGGSAFGDKDFAHRFVRLMFHGTTIKPGRPIGYGERVFIMSGYPVAVFAQFHLYVKHALAKLVGAKNYEVRVKATLTERISSQLGRREFVKVWYENGRARPIKKKGSGIISSLVESNGYIEIPEDSEGYLEGETVEVVLY
- a CDS encoding DUF835 domain-containing protein: MRLLDGIQALLLVEAALVLIADAVAATWIFRIYLRNRRKSALAFSIAWVFDFLTILFTMQQSVTIQLAGLLCLSTFAGFIFYGSVKFLEEESINARHRTLTILSVMPVAFMVYMLGVYFYTGDASWTATSAAALGISGVFVVAGGLLLMGVEEIYKSAIRYLSISILLFGVHLVPAALFGLYSWYEAIGFTFSSILIVFMVWAMVKLTSSKTFMPSKETAPQQPDLKPGTLLVGINEYKKLKEKLRDMPVLAFVRDVSDIPEGWECYFVTTIPFQGTFKNTINPTNLARMTEIAYQYLETFAKSGKHGIIVIDCFEYLTVYNSWDSLMKFISKLRDFTIVNNGTLVVVLEKESLEPRLYFQLRKLTE